Genomic window (Acidobacteriota bacterium):
AGATGCCCACGATTGCCGCGTTTTCTTACAAGAAGTCCATGGGGCAGCCGTTCATGCATCCACAGAACACGCTGAGTTATTGCGAAAACTTCATGCACATGCTGTTCGCCGTGCCGGCGGAAAAACATGACGTCGACCCAGATGTGGCCCGGGCGCTGGATCTGCTGCTGATCCTGCACGCCGACCATGAACAGAACTGCTCCACCTCCACCGTGCGTCTGGTGGGCAGCAGCCAGGCGAATGTTTTCGCGTCCATCTCGGCGGGCATCTGCGCGCTGTGGGGAAGGCTGCACGGCGGGGCCAATCAGGAAGTGATGGAGATGCTGGAGCTGATCCGTGACGATGGCGGCAACGTCGACAAGTACGTCGCCATGGCCAAGGACAAGAAGTCCGACTTCAGGCTGATGGGCTTCGGTCATCGCGTCTACAAAAACTTTGACCCGCGCGCAAAGATCATCAAGGTCGCCTGCGACAAGGTGCTCGATAAGATGGGTGTGCACGATCCACTGCTGGACATCGCCAAAAAACTGGAAGAGCATGCGCTGAAGGATGACTACTTCAAGAGCCACAACCTCTATCCCAACGTGGATTTCTACAGTGGCATCATCTACAAGGCCCTGCGCATTCCGACCAATATGTTTACAGTGATGTTCGCGCTGGGGCGGCTCCCTGGCTGGATCGCCAACTGGAAGGAAATGATGGAAGCGACACAGACCAAGATTGGACGCCCGCGTCAGATATACACTGGGCCAACCACTCGCGATTACGTGCCGATGGAGAAAAGGGGATAGGCGGCGAAAACTCTAAAAGCAAAAACAAAGAATCCCAGACGGGTCTGCTCCGTTTGGGATTTTGTATTTTGGGTGGATTTGATCAGAGCCCCGACCGCCAGGGAGGGGGCACGGCTGCCGATTATCGCTGACCGACGAACGTACCCCCTCCCTGGCGGTCGGGGCTCTGATCCGGAAAGCTAGTCGCCATGAGCGGGTGAAACCGATTCGCTGCCGGGACGCATGGCCAAGCCAGAGCGGGCGTGGCGGCGCTCCAGGCGCTCTTCGGCGATGGCGTAGAGAGTAGGAACAAAGAGCAGCGTAATGGCAGTGGATGTTAGCAGGCCGCCGATCACCACGCGAGCCATGGGCGCCTGCACTTCGCCTCCTTCGCCAATCCCGAAGGCCATGGGCAATAGGCCTAATATCGTGGCGGAAGTGGTCATCAAAATGGGGCGCAGGCGCGTGCGGCCGGCCTTGGTTACCGCGTCGAAGACGGAGAGCCCGTCACGACGGCGCAGAACGTTCGAGTAATCCACCAGCAGGATGGCGTTGCTCACGGCGATGCCCGCCAGCATAATCACACCCAAGAAGGCTTGAATCGAGAACGTGGTCCCGGTGATGAGCAATGTAACGGCCACGCCCACCGCTGCCAGCGGAATGGAAAACAGTATGATCAGCGGGTCGCGCCAGGACTCATACTGCGCAGCCATCACCATGTAAACCAGAATGATCGCCAACAGCAGTGCAAACACCAGTTGGCGGAATGACTTCTGCTGCTCCTCATACTCGCCGCCATAGAGGATGGCGTAACCGGAAGGCAATTGTGCCTTCAACGGATCGACGCGCGCCTGAATGTCGCGCATCACCGAGCCGAGGTC
Coding sequences:
- a CDS encoding citrate synthase yields the protein MTNTKTATLSVGGKTLEMPLITGTEQETAIDIAALRKETGCITMDHGFMNTGSCTSAITFLDGEQGVLRYRGIPIEQLAEKSNFIEVSYLLIYGKLPSRTELDAFSHAVTHHSMIHEDMKRFFDGYPSTAHPMAILSAMVCSLSSYYPEALEKLSEDQLRMTFIRLLGKMPTIAAFSYKKSMGQPFMHPQNTLSYCENFMHMLFAVPAEKHDVDPDVARALDLLLILHADHEQNCSTSTVRLVGSSQANVFASISAGICALWGRLHGGANQEVMEMLELIRDDGGNVDKYVAMAKDKKSDFRLMGFGHRVYKNFDPRAKIIKVACDKVLDKMGVHDPLLDIAKKLEEHALKDDYFKSHNLYPNVDFYSGIIYKALRIPTNMFTVMFALGRLPGWIANWKEMMEATQTKIGRPRQIYTGPTTRDYVPMEKRG